A single region of the Streptomyces sp. NBC_00425 genome encodes:
- a CDS encoding DsbA family protein gives MSEKTPVDFWFDPLCPWAWMTSRWVLEVEKVRDIEVRWHVMSLAVLNENKLDELPEEYREMLAVKAWQPVRVVTAAWQLHGEDVLGPLYTALGTRIHNNGEGPTVEAIAGALKDVGLPASLIDYAEQSDFEFDAQLRASHKEGIEKVGQDVGTPVIAVPGPDGEQIAFFGPVVTPAPQGEEAARLWDGTLAVASVPGFYEIKRTRTKGPDFSNL, from the coding sequence ATGTCGGAGAAGACCCCCGTCGACTTCTGGTTCGACCCGCTGTGCCCGTGGGCCTGGATGACCTCCCGGTGGGTGCTGGAAGTGGAGAAGGTCCGTGACATCGAGGTCCGCTGGCATGTGATGAGCCTCGCCGTCCTCAACGAGAACAAGCTCGACGAGCTGCCCGAGGAGTACCGCGAGATGCTGGCGGTCAAGGCCTGGCAGCCGGTGCGCGTGGTCACCGCCGCCTGGCAGCTGCACGGCGAGGACGTCCTCGGCCCGCTGTACACCGCTCTCGGCACCCGCATACACAACAACGGCGAGGGTCCGACCGTGGAGGCCATCGCCGGTGCGCTGAAGGACGTCGGCCTGCCCGCCTCCCTGATCGACTACGCCGAGCAGTCGGACTTCGAGTTCGACGCCCAGTTGCGCGCCTCCCACAAGGAGGGCATCGAGAAGGTCGGCCAGGACGTCGGCACCCCCGTCATCGCCGTGCCCGGACCCGACGGCGAGCAGATCGCCTTCTTCGGCCCCGTCGTCACCCCCGCCCCTCAGGGCGAGGAGGCAGCCCGCCTGTGGGACGGCACCCTCGCGGTGGCCTCGGTCCCCGGTTTCTACGAGATCAAGCGCACCCGCACCAAGGGCCCCGACTTCAGCAACCTGTGA